TGATGCTGCTATCTGAAATGTTTCAAAGTGTTTAATGGAAAAAATAGGGGCGTTGATCTTTGCACATACCGCTGTTAAAACCACTGATCACTTGCCCCCATAACCTTGGCGATAGCTTCTGAGGCGGTCTTAACTTCATCTATGGAAATCTTCTTTTCTTTGAATGTGTTTACGAGCCTTTCACCCATCACAACTACCTTAATTTCATTTTGTTCGACCAATCTTTGATCCACGATGGCTTTGATGATGCTTGCTGTTTCTTCTGCATAATCCTTGTAAAATCCATGAACTGCATTAGGTATCGGTCTTTTAGAAGTGATGCAGATGAGTTCGACCGTTTTGACGATCGGTAACGCTCTAGCCTGCGCTGCTCCAAAGTGGCCGGAAAGAACCTCCGTCAAAGCAGCTATAGCTGCCTTCGCTCTAATCTTACGCTCATTCAGACCTAACTTTTTGTCTGGATTTGCTAGTGAAACACCAGCAAAGGCTAGATCCATAGAACATAGAAAGCCATAAATACCACTTGCATGTTCACGTTTCATTACCATCATCGCCTGTTCTT
The DNA window shown above is from Nitrososphaerales archaeon and carries:
- the cas7a gene encoding type I-A CRISPR-associated protein Cas7/Csa2; translation: MVYVRVTGRVITNIHSANAEGAVGNYMALSKMFIVRRIGEGYEVSEEPVISGNMIKHWHAVATTEILKSWGYEKAICESCNRHVMYRSVLKKEEEFNYIESCAIEDLHGFLDTDTNIRRESLVKFSFMIPVEEQRSEFSSITHNRVVIDETGKIPSKEQAMMVMKREHASGIYGFLCSMDLAFAGVSLANPDKKLGLNERKIRAKAAIAALTEVLSGHFGAAQARALPIVKTVELICITSKRPIPNAVHGFYKDYAEETASIIKAIVDQRLVEQNEIKVVVMGERLVNTFKEKKISIDEVKTASEAIAKVMGASDQWF